The proteins below are encoded in one region of Streptomyces ficellus:
- a CDS encoding MerR family transcriptional regulator, with protein MGTEATEPAESEERQPTLTVDELAARAGVTVRTIRFYGTRGLLPPPVIGPRRVGHYGPEHLSRLALIEELQHQGMTLAAIERYVEQLPPDLSAHDLAIHRALVATWAPDAPEEMSRAELERRAGRALGDEDVDRLAAMDVVARTGAGDTFRVDPGLLRLGLRLLDVPIAHETILASRTVLVEHTRSAAQELTRLFRDEVWGPYRERESDPEHVAAMKSLSAHMQPLVVQALVTAFQRSLKEELRAAFRAE; from the coding sequence ATGGGGACCGAGGCGACCGAGCCGGCCGAGTCCGAGGAGCGGCAGCCGACGCTGACCGTCGACGAGCTGGCGGCCCGCGCGGGGGTCACGGTGCGCACCATCCGGTTCTACGGCACGCGGGGGCTGCTGCCGCCGCCGGTGATCGGTCCGAGGCGGGTGGGGCACTACGGGCCGGAGCACCTCTCCCGGCTCGCGCTCATCGAGGAGCTCCAGCACCAGGGCATGACGCTCGCGGCCATCGAGCGGTACGTGGAGCAGTTGCCGCCCGACCTGAGCGCCCACGACCTGGCCATCCACCGGGCGCTGGTGGCGACCTGGGCGCCGGACGCGCCGGAGGAGATGAGCCGGGCGGAGCTGGAGCGGCGCGCCGGCCGCGCGCTGGGCGACGAGGACGTGGACCGGCTGGCCGCGATGGACGTGGTGGCCCGCACGGGGGCCGGCGACACGTTCCGGGTGGACCCGGGCCTGCTGCGGCTGGGGCTGCGGCTGTTGGACGTGCCGATCGCGCACGAGACGATCCTGGCGTCCCGCACGGTGCTGGTGGAGCACACCCGGTCGGCGGCGCAGGAACTGACGCGGCTGTTCCGCGACGAGGTGTGGGGCCCGTACCGCGAGCGCGAGTCGGACCCCGAGCACGTGGCGGCGATGAAGTCGCTGTCCGCCCATATGCAGCCGCTGGTGGTGCAGGCCCTGGTGACGGCCTTTCAGCGGTCGCTGAAGGAGGAGCTGCGGGCCGCGTTCCGCGCCGAGTGA
- a CDS encoding 3-hydroxyacyl-CoA dehydrogenase NAD-binding domain-containing protein, giving the protein MSQSTTIRWEQDETGVVTLVLDDPDQSANTMNQAFRTSIAAVADRAEAEKDSIRGFVYTSAKKTFFAGGDLKDMMKAGPADARQIFEAGMEMKRALRRIETLGKPVVACLNGAALGGGYEIALASHHRIALDAPGSKIGLPEVTLGLLPGGGGVTRTVRLMGIADALLKVLLQGTQYSPRRALENGLVHEVATTPEEMAAKARAFIDAHPESQQPWDAPGYRIPGGTPAHPKFAANLPAFPANLKKQINGAPYPAPRNILAAAVEGSQVDFETALTIESRYFTELVTGQTAKNMIQAFFFDLQAVNSGASRPRGVEPRKVRRVAVLGAGMMGAGIAYSCARAGIEVVLKDVSAEAAEKGKAYSAKLLDKALSRGRTTEAQRDELLARITPTADPADLAGCDAVIEAVFEDTALKHKVFQEIQEIVEPDALLCSNTSTLPITLLSEGVDRPADFIGLHFFSPVDKMPLVEIIRGERSGDEALARAFDLVRQINKTPIVVNDSRGFFTSRVIGQFINEGVAMVGEGVDPASVEQAAAQAGYPAKVLSLMDELTLTLPRKIRNESRRAIEEAGGTWTEHPAEAVIDRMVDEFGRPGRSGGAGFYDYDETGGRTGLWPGLREHFAGEGATVPFEDMKERMLFSEALDTVRCLEEGVLTSVADANIGSIMGIGFPAWTGGVLQYVNGYEGGLPGFVARARELAERYGERFQPPALLVEKAERGERFGD; this is encoded by the coding sequence ATGAGCCAGTCCACCACCATCCGCTGGGAACAGGACGAGACCGGTGTCGTCACCCTCGTGCTCGACGACCCCGACCAGTCCGCCAACACCATGAACCAGGCCTTCCGGACCTCCATCGCGGCCGTCGCCGACCGCGCCGAGGCCGAGAAGGACTCCATCCGCGGCTTCGTCTACACCTCCGCCAAGAAGACCTTCTTCGCCGGCGGGGACCTCAAGGACATGATGAAGGCCGGGCCCGCCGACGCCCGGCAGATCTTCGAGGCCGGCATGGAGATGAAGCGCGCCCTGCGCCGCATCGAGACCCTCGGCAAGCCCGTGGTCGCCTGTCTCAACGGCGCCGCCCTCGGCGGCGGTTACGAGATCGCCCTCGCCTCCCACCACCGGATCGCCCTCGACGCCCCCGGCTCCAAGATCGGCCTGCCCGAGGTCACCCTCGGCCTCCTGCCCGGAGGCGGCGGCGTGACCCGCACCGTACGCCTCATGGGCATCGCCGACGCCCTGCTCAAGGTCCTCCTCCAGGGCACCCAGTACTCGCCGCGGCGCGCCCTGGAGAACGGGCTGGTCCACGAAGTGGCCACCACCCCCGAGGAGATGGCCGCCAAGGCGCGGGCGTTCATCGACGCCCACCCCGAGTCGCAGCAGCCCTGGGACGCCCCCGGCTACCGGATCCCCGGCGGCACCCCGGCGCACCCCAAGTTCGCCGCGAACCTGCCCGCCTTCCCCGCCAACCTGAAGAAGCAGATCAACGGCGCGCCCTACCCGGCGCCCCGCAACATCCTCGCGGCCGCCGTCGAGGGCTCCCAGGTCGACTTCGAGACCGCGCTGACGATCGAGTCGCGGTACTTCACCGAGCTGGTCACCGGCCAGACCGCCAAGAACATGATCCAGGCGTTCTTCTTCGACCTCCAGGCGGTCAACTCCGGCGCGAGCCGGCCCCGGGGCGTCGAACCGCGCAAGGTCCGCAGGGTCGCGGTCCTCGGCGCCGGCATGATGGGCGCCGGCATCGCCTACTCCTGCGCCCGGGCGGGCATCGAGGTCGTCCTGAAGGACGTCTCGGCCGAGGCGGCCGAGAAGGGCAAGGCGTACTCGGCGAAGCTCCTCGACAAGGCGCTGTCCCGGGGCCGCACCACCGAGGCACAGCGCGACGAGCTGCTGGCCCGCATCACCCCGACCGCCGACCCGGCCGACCTCGCGGGCTGCGACGCCGTCATCGAGGCGGTCTTCGAGGACACAGCCCTCAAGCACAAGGTCTTCCAGGAGATCCAGGAGATCGTCGAGCCCGACGCGCTGCTGTGCTCCAACACCTCCACCCTGCCGATCACCCTCCTCTCGGAGGGCGTCGACCGACCGGCCGACTTCATCGGCCTGCACTTCTTCTCACCGGTCGACAAGATGCCGCTCGTCGAGATCATCCGGGGCGAGCGGTCCGGTGACGAGGCCCTCGCGCGCGCCTTCGACCTCGTGCGCCAGATCAACAAGACGCCGATCGTCGTCAACGACTCGCGCGGCTTCTTCACCTCGCGCGTGATCGGCCAGTTCATCAACGAGGGCGTGGCGATGGTGGGGGAGGGCGTGGACCCCGCGTCCGTCGAGCAGGCGGCGGCGCAGGCCGGCTACCCGGCGAAGGTCCTGTCCCTGATGGACGAGCTGACGCTCACCCTCCCGCGCAAGATCCGCAACGAGTCCCGGCGCGCGATCGAGGAGGCGGGCGGCACCTGGACCGAGCACCCGGCGGAGGCCGTGATCGACCGCATGGTCGACGAGTTCGGCCGCCCCGGCCGCAGCGGCGGAGCGGGCTTCTACGACTACGACGAGACCGGCGGCCGCACCGGCCTGTGGCCCGGGCTGCGCGAGCACTTCGCCGGGGAGGGCGCCACCGTCCCCTTCGAGGACATGAAGGAGCGGATGCTCTTCTCCGAGGCGCTGGACACGGTCCGCTGCCTGGAGGAGGGGGTGCTGACCTCCGTCGCCGACGCCAACATCGGTTCCATCATGGGCATCGGCTTCCCCGCGTGGACCGGCGGCGTGCTCCAGTACGTCAACGGTTACGAGGGCGGCCTGCCGGGCTTCGTCGCCCGGGCGCGCGAGCTGGCCGAGCGGTACGGCGAGCGCTTCCAGCCGCCGGCGCTGCTGGTGGAGAAGGCCGAGCGCGGGGAGCGGTTCGGCGACTGA
- a CDS encoding acetyl-CoA C-acetyltransferase, translating into MSTEAYVYDAIRTPRGRGKANGALHGTKPIDLVVGLIHELRGRFPGLDPAAIDDIVLGVVEPVGDQGSDIARIAAIAAGLPDTVAGVQENRFCASGLEAVNMAAMKVRSGWEDLVLAGGVESMSRVPMASDGGAWFADPMTNWDTNFVPQGIGADLIATLGGYTRRDVDEYAALSQERAAAAWKDGRFDRSVVPVKDRAGLVVLDHDEHMRPGTTADSLASLKPSFAAVGEMGGFDAVALQKYHWVEKIDHVHHAGNSSGIVDGAALVAIGNKEVGERYGITPRARVVSVAVSGSEPTIMLTGPAPASRKALAKAGLTADDIDLVEINEAFAAVVLRFAADMGLPLDKVNVNGGAIAMGHPLGATGAMILGTLVDELERQDKRYGLATLCVGGGMGIATVVERV; encoded by the coding sequence GTGAGCACCGAAGCGTATGTCTACGACGCGATCCGCACCCCGCGCGGGCGCGGGAAGGCGAATGGCGCCCTGCACGGCACCAAGCCGATCGACCTGGTGGTCGGCCTCATCCACGAACTGCGCGGCCGGTTCCCCGGCCTCGACCCCGCCGCCATCGACGACATCGTCCTCGGTGTCGTCGAACCCGTCGGTGACCAGGGCTCCGACATCGCGCGCATCGCGGCCATCGCCGCCGGGCTGCCCGACACCGTCGCCGGCGTCCAGGAGAACCGCTTCTGTGCCTCCGGCCTCGAAGCCGTCAACATGGCGGCGATGAAGGTCCGCTCCGGCTGGGAGGACCTGGTCCTCGCCGGCGGCGTCGAGTCGATGTCCCGCGTCCCGATGGCCTCCGACGGCGGCGCCTGGTTCGCCGACCCGATGACCAACTGGGACACCAACTTCGTACCGCAGGGCATCGGCGCCGACCTGATCGCCACCCTCGGCGGCTACACCCGGCGCGACGTCGACGAGTACGCCGCGCTCTCCCAGGAGCGCGCCGCCGCCGCCTGGAAGGACGGCCGCTTCGACCGGTCCGTCGTGCCCGTCAAGGACCGCGCGGGGCTCGTCGTCCTCGACCACGACGAGCACATGCGGCCCGGCACCACTGCCGACTCGCTCGCCTCCCTCAAGCCCTCCTTCGCGGCCGTCGGCGAGATGGGCGGCTTCGACGCCGTGGCGTTGCAGAAGTACCACTGGGTCGAGAAGATCGACCACGTCCACCACGCCGGCAACTCCTCCGGCATCGTCGACGGCGCCGCCCTCGTCGCCATCGGCAACAAGGAGGTCGGCGAGCGGTACGGCATCACACCCCGCGCCAGGGTCGTGTCCGTGGCCGTGTCGGGCTCGGAGCCGACCATCATGCTCACCGGCCCCGCCCCCGCCTCCCGCAAGGCCCTCGCCAAGGCCGGCCTGACCGCCGACGACATCGACCTGGTCGAGATCAACGAGGCGTTCGCGGCGGTCGTCCTGCGCTTCGCCGCCGACATGGGCCTGCCCCTCGACAAGGTCAACGTCAACGGCGGGGCCATCGCCATGGGACACCCCCTCGGCGCGACCGGCGCGATGATCCTCGGCACCCTCGTCGACGAACTGGAGCGCCAGGACAAGCGGTACGGCCTCGCCACGCTGTGCGTGGGCGGAGGCATGGGCATCGCCACCGTCGTCGAGCGCGTCTGA
- a CDS encoding acyl-CoA dehydrogenase family protein has protein sequence MKRRIFEAEHDAFRETVRTFLAKEVLPHYEQWEKDGIVSREAWLAAGRQGLLGIAVPEEYGGGGNTDFRYSAVLAEEFTRAGAPGLAIGLHNDIIGPYLTSLGTDEQKRRWLPGFCTGEIITAIAMTEPGAGSDLQGIRTTAEDRGDHWLLNGSKTFISNGILADLVVVVAKTTPEGGAHGLSLLVVERGADGFERGRNLDKIGQKSQDTAELFFHDVRVPKENLLGELNGAFVHLMTNLAQERLNIAVAGIAAAEHLLEITTAYVKEREAFGRPLARLQHIRFEIAEMATECAVTRAFLDRCVVDHANGELDAVHASMAKWWATELQKRVADRCLQLHGGYGYMAEYPVAKAFTDGRIQTIYGGTTEIMKEIIGRSLLG, from the coding sequence GTGAAGCGCCGGATCTTCGAAGCCGAGCACGACGCCTTCCGCGAGACCGTCCGCACCTTCCTCGCCAAGGAGGTCCTGCCGCACTACGAGCAGTGGGAGAAGGACGGCATCGTCTCCCGCGAAGCCTGGCTCGCGGCGGGCCGCCAGGGCCTGCTGGGCATCGCCGTCCCCGAGGAGTACGGCGGCGGTGGCAACACCGACTTCCGCTACAGCGCCGTCCTCGCCGAGGAGTTCACCCGCGCCGGCGCGCCCGGGCTCGCCATCGGGCTCCACAACGACATCATCGGCCCCTACCTCACCTCGCTCGGCACCGACGAGCAGAAGCGGCGCTGGCTCCCCGGCTTCTGCACCGGCGAGATCATCACCGCCATCGCCATGACCGAACCCGGCGCCGGCTCCGACCTCCAGGGCATCCGCACCACCGCCGAGGACCGGGGCGACCACTGGCTGCTCAACGGCTCCAAGACCTTCATCTCCAACGGCATCCTCGCCGACCTGGTGGTCGTCGTCGCGAAGACCACCCCGGAGGGCGGCGCGCACGGCCTGTCCCTCCTCGTCGTCGAGCGCGGCGCGGACGGCTTCGAACGGGGCCGCAACCTCGACAAGATCGGCCAGAAGTCCCAGGACACCGCCGAGCTGTTCTTCCACGACGTCCGCGTCCCCAAGGAGAACCTGCTCGGGGAGCTGAACGGCGCGTTCGTCCACCTGATGACCAACCTCGCCCAGGAGCGGCTGAACATAGCCGTCGCCGGCATCGCCGCCGCCGAGCACCTCCTGGAGATCACCACGGCGTACGTCAAGGAGCGCGAGGCGTTCGGGCGGCCCCTCGCCAGGCTCCAGCACATCCGCTTCGAGATCGCGGAGATGGCCACCGAGTGCGCCGTCACCCGCGCGTTCCTCGACCGCTGCGTCGTCGACCACGCGAACGGGGAGCTGGACGCCGTCCACGCCTCCATGGCCAAGTGGTGGGCCACCGAACTCCAGAAACGGGTCGCCGACCGTTGCCTCCAGCTCCACGGCGGCTACGGCTACATGGCGGAGTACCCGGTCGCCAAGGCCTTCACCGATGGCCGGATCCAAACCATTTACGGCGGTACGACCGAGATCATGAAGGAAATCATCGGCCGTTCCCTGCTCGGCTGA
- a CDS encoding CaiB/BaiF CoA transferase family protein, with product MAATGSGPLAGVRVVELAGIGPGPFAAMLLGDLGADVVRVDRPGGAGLAIDPAYDLTNRNKRSVLVDLKADGGPDRVLDLVERADVLIEGYRPGVAERLGVGPEECLARNPKLVYGRMTGWGQDGPLAQRAGHDIAYIAVTGTLSMIGRADEPPTVPANLVGDYAGGSLYLVVGVLAALHHAREEGGGGQVVDAAITDGAAHLATMIHGMMAAGGWQDRRGANLLDGGCPFYGTYETADGQYMAVGALEQRFYDEFVRLLGIEDTAPARKDFDRWDDLRAAVAARFKDRTRAEWTAVFEGSDACVAPVLSLREAPAHPHLAARATFTDHGGITQPAPAPRFSATPGSVTRPPARPGAGTDEVARDWDVPSLRTDDARSQDARTEDARSDNDRGTG from the coding sequence ATGGCAGCGACAGGCAGCGGCCCGCTCGCGGGGGTGCGCGTGGTCGAGCTGGCCGGCATCGGGCCCGGCCCGTTCGCCGCCATGCTCCTGGGCGACCTGGGCGCGGACGTCGTCCGCGTCGACCGGCCGGGCGGCGCGGGGCTGGCGATCGACCCGGCGTACGACCTCACCAACCGCAACAAGCGCTCGGTCCTCGTCGACCTCAAGGCGGACGGCGGACCGGACCGGGTCCTGGACCTCGTCGAGCGCGCCGACGTCCTCATCGAGGGATACCGGCCCGGCGTGGCGGAGCGGCTCGGCGTCGGGCCCGAGGAGTGCCTGGCCCGCAACCCGAAGCTGGTCTACGGCCGCATGACCGGCTGGGGCCAGGACGGTCCGCTCGCCCAGCGGGCCGGGCACGACATCGCGTACATCGCGGTCACCGGCACCCTCTCCATGATCGGCAGGGCCGACGAGCCGCCGACCGTGCCCGCCAACCTCGTCGGCGACTACGCGGGCGGTTCGCTCTACCTCGTCGTCGGCGTCCTCGCCGCCCTGCACCACGCGCGCGAGGAGGGCGGCGGCGGACAGGTCGTCGACGCCGCCATCACCGACGGAGCGGCCCACCTCGCCACGATGATCCACGGCATGATGGCCGCAGGCGGCTGGCAGGACCGGCGCGGCGCCAACCTGCTGGACGGCGGCTGCCCCTTCTACGGCACCTATGAGACAGCCGACGGCCAGTACATGGCGGTGGGCGCGCTGGAGCAGCGGTTCTACGACGAGTTCGTCCGCCTGCTCGGCATCGAGGACACCGCGCCCGCCCGCAAGGACTTCGACCGCTGGGACGATCTGCGCGCCGCTGTGGCCGCGCGCTTCAAGGACCGGACGCGCGCCGAGTGGACGGCCGTCTTCGAGGGGTCCGACGCCTGCGTCGCCCCCGTCCTGTCGCTGCGGGAGGCGCCCGCCCACCCGCACCTCGCGGCCCGCGCCACCTTCACCGACCACGGGGGCATCACCCAGCCGGCCCCCGCGCCCCGCTTCTCCGCCACCCCCGGCTCCGTCACCCGGCCCCCCGCCCGGCCGGGCGCCGGCACCGACGAGGTCGCCCGCGACTGGGACGTCCCCAGCCTCCGCACCGACGACGCCCGTTCCCAAGACGCCCGTACCGAAGACGCCCGTTCCGACAACGACAGGGGGACCGGGTGA
- a CDS encoding saccharopine dehydrogenase family protein, which produces METRDGTERTYDVVLFGATGFVGELTARYLATHAPATCRWALAGRSLDKLERLRDRLAAEHPRCADLPLVTADAADRDSMRTLAKSARVVATTVGPYVWYGEPLVAACAEAGTDYVDLTGEPEFVDLMYVRHDARARETGARIVHACGFDSVPHDLGVYFTVAQLPGDVPLAVDGFVRSNAFFSGGTFASALTAMARGRHMARAARERRLHEPRLVGRRARAPLAAPRFSRETGAWALPLPTLDASVVARSAAALPQYGPDFRYRHYAAVRTLPMALGGTAAMGGLFALAQVPPARRWLMDRYEAGQGPDEERRARSWFTVRFVGEGGGRRVFTEVSGGDPGYDETAKMLAESALSLAFDDLPKTAGQLTTAVAMGDALLERLTRAGIRFRVADSR; this is translated from the coding sequence ATGGAGACACGGGACGGCACGGAGCGGACGTACGACGTGGTGCTCTTCGGGGCGACCGGGTTCGTCGGGGAACTGACCGCCCGCTACCTCGCCACGCACGCGCCCGCCACCTGCCGCTGGGCGCTCGCCGGGCGCAGCCTGGACAAGCTGGAACGGCTGCGCGACCGGCTGGCCGCCGAGCACCCGCGGTGCGCGGACCTGCCCCTGGTGACGGCGGACGCGGCGGACCGGGACTCGATGCGCACGCTCGCCAAGTCGGCGCGGGTGGTGGCGACGACCGTCGGGCCGTACGTCTGGTACGGCGAACCGCTGGTGGCCGCCTGCGCCGAAGCGGGTACGGACTACGTGGACCTCACCGGCGAGCCGGAGTTCGTGGACCTGATGTACGTACGCCACGACGCGCGGGCCCGTGAGACGGGGGCGCGGATCGTGCACGCCTGCGGCTTCGACTCGGTCCCCCACGACCTGGGCGTGTACTTCACCGTGGCGCAGCTGCCCGGGGACGTGCCGCTGGCCGTGGACGGTTTCGTCCGCTCCAACGCCTTCTTCTCGGGCGGTACGTTCGCCTCGGCGCTCACCGCCATGGCCCGCGGCCGGCACATGGCGCGGGCCGCCCGGGAACGGCGCCTGCACGAGCCGCGGCTGGTCGGGCGGCGGGCGCGGGCCCCGCTCGCGGCGCCCCGCTTCAGCCGGGAGACCGGCGCCTGGGCGCTCCCCCTGCCGACCCTGGACGCGAGTGTCGTGGCCCGGTCGGCGGCGGCCCTCCCCCAGTACGGGCCCGACTTCCGCTACCGGCACTACGCGGCCGTCAGGACGCTCCCCATGGCGCTCGGCGGAACGGCGGCCATGGGCGGGCTGTTCGCGCTGGCCCAGGTGCCGCCCGCCCGGCGGTGGCTGATGGACCGTTACGAGGCGGGTCAGGGGCCGGACGAGGAGCGCCGCGCGCGCAGCTGGTTCACCGTGCGGTTCGTCGGCGAGGGCGGCGGCCGGCGGGTGTTCACCGAGGTGTCGGGCGGCGACCCGGGCTACGACGAGACCGCGAAGATGCTCGCCGAGTCGGCCCTGAGCCTCGCCTTCGACGACCTGCCGAAGACGGCCGGCCAGCTGACCACCGCCGTCGCGATGGGCGACGCGCTGCTGGAGCGGCTGACCCGGGCCGGAATCCGCTTCCGGGTGGCCGACTCCCGCTGA
- a CDS encoding endonuclease V, translating to MTIIEIPADWPADEAEALAVQDELRGRVVLDEPGPAPGTGLVTGVDVAYDDERDLVAAAAVVLDARTLTVVEEATAVGRVSFPYVPGLLAFREVPTVLAALAALRGGPGLVVCDGYGRAHPRRFGLASHLGVLTGLPVIGVAKNPFTFTYEQPARERGAAAPLVADGEEVGRALRTREGVKPVFVSAGHRVTLDNACAHTLHLTPRYRIPETTRHADALCRRALKAITA from the coding sequence ATGACGATCATCGAAATCCCCGCCGACTGGCCGGCCGACGAGGCGGAGGCCCTCGCCGTCCAGGACGAACTGCGCGGCCGCGTGGTCCTGGACGAACCGGGCCCCGCGCCCGGCACCGGCCTGGTCACCGGCGTCGACGTGGCCTACGACGACGAGCGCGACCTCGTCGCCGCCGCGGCCGTCGTCCTGGACGCCCGCACCCTCACCGTCGTCGAGGAGGCCACCGCGGTCGGCAGGGTCTCCTTCCCGTACGTCCCCGGGCTGCTCGCCTTCCGTGAGGTGCCGACCGTGCTGGCCGCCCTCGCCGCGCTCCGCGGCGGCCCCGGGCTCGTGGTGTGCGACGGGTACGGCCGGGCGCACCCGCGCCGCTTCGGCCTCGCCAGCCACCTCGGCGTCCTCACCGGGCTGCCCGTGATCGGCGTCGCCAAGAACCCGTTCACCTTCACCTACGAGCAGCCCGCGCGGGAGCGCGGCGCGGCCGCCCCGCTCGTCGCGGACGGCGAGGAGGTCGGCCGTGCGCTGCGCACCCGGGAGGGCGTGAAGCCGGTCTTCGTCTCGGCCGGCCACCGGGTCACGCTCGACAACGCCTGCGCCCACACCCTGCACCTGACGCCCCGTTACCGCATCCCCGAGACCACCCGCCACGCGGACGCCCTGTGCCGGCGCGCCCTGAAGGCGATCACGGCGTAG
- a CDS encoding YciI family protein: MFVLELTYTGPLERVDKLLADHVAWLDGHYASGLFLASGRKEPRDGGIILADGEDRARIEEVTATDPFVTAGVCAYRVTEFIATRTAPELARYRRPLPAAPH; this comes from the coding sequence ATGTTCGTACTGGAACTGACCTACACCGGACCGCTGGAGCGGGTGGACAAACTCCTCGCGGACCACGTCGCCTGGCTGGACGGGCACTACGCGTCGGGGCTGTTCCTCGCCTCCGGCCGCAAGGAGCCGCGTGACGGCGGGATCATTCTGGCGGACGGGGAGGACCGTGCCCGGATCGAGGAGGTCACGGCGACCGACCCGTTCGTCACCGCCGGCGTGTGCGCGTACCGCGTCACCGAGTTCATAGCCACCAGAACGGCACCGGAGCTCGCCCGGTACCGCCGCCCGCTTCCGGCCGCGCCGCACTGA
- a CDS encoding WD40/YVTN/BNR-like repeat-containing protein yields MTSKGKTRRAVSVGRRAVSVGLSGAALAAALTAAPAQAAPTPTSSSTTSSSTTASSTTGSVPAGSTTTAPGRAAPRATGPSWRLKETGAQARFRGLAAVSRSTAWVAGSGGTVLRTGDGGRSWRNVSPAGATGLEFRDIEAFDGRRAVVLAIGEGEASRILRTDDGGASWTESFRNPDPRAFYDCVTFFDSRHGLAMSDPVDGRYRILSTGDGGRSWTVLPTAGMPEALPGEAGFAASGQCLVSSGPRDVWLATGGGATARVLHSSDRGRNWTVAESTIPAGDPVRGVFALAFRDRTHGIAVGGDYRTGQPSPRAGAVSRDGGRTWRQAHTPPPAYRSGVAWLPHSRSAALAVGPTGTDLTTDGGRTWRTVDTGSYDTVDCAAGPAYGPPSSRASGCWAAGEKGRVARLER; encoded by the coding sequence ATGACGTCCAAGGGGAAGACGAGACGAGCGGTGTCGGTGGGGCGGCGAGCGGTGTCGGTGGGGCTGAGCGGGGCGGCGCTCGCCGCCGCGCTGACCGCCGCCCCGGCCCAGGCGGCCCCCACCCCGACGAGTTCCAGCACGACGAGCTCCAGCACGACGGCCTCCAGCACGACGGGATCCGTGCCGGCGGGCTCCACCACGACAGCTCCCGGCAGAGCGGCACCCCGCGCCACGGGGCCGTCCTGGCGGCTGAAGGAGACCGGGGCGCAGGCGCGCTTCCGGGGCCTGGCGGCCGTCAGCCGGTCCACCGCCTGGGTGGCGGGCTCCGGGGGCACGGTGCTGCGCACCGGGGACGGCGGGCGCAGCTGGCGGAACGTCTCGCCGGCGGGCGCGACCGGGCTGGAGTTCCGGGACATCGAGGCGTTCGACGGGCGCCGCGCGGTCGTGCTCGCGATCGGGGAGGGCGAGGCGTCCCGGATCCTCCGCACCGACGACGGCGGCGCCAGCTGGACCGAATCGTTCCGCAACCCCGACCCCAGGGCCTTCTACGACTGCGTCACCTTCTTCGACAGCCGCCACGGCCTCGCCATGAGCGATCCGGTCGACGGCAGGTACCGGATCCTGTCCACCGGCGACGGCGGCCGCAGCTGGACGGTGCTGCCGACCGCCGGCATGCCCGAAGCGCTGCCGGGGGAGGCCGGGTTCGCCGCGAGCGGCCAGTGCCTGGTCAGCTCCGGGCCCCGGGACGTGTGGCTGGCGACCGGGGGCGGCGCCACCGCGCGCGTGCTGCACTCCTCGGACCGCGGCCGGAACTGGACGGTCGCCGAGTCGACGATCCCGGCGGGCGACCCGGTGCGGGGGGTGTTCGCCCTGGCCTTCCGCGACCGCACGCACGGCATCGCGGTCGGCGGCGACTACCGGACGGGGCAGCCCTCGCCCCGCGCGGGCGCCGTCAGCCGGGACGGCGGGCGCACCTGGCGGCAGGCCCACACCCCGCCGCCCGCCTACCGCTCGGGCGTGGCCTGGCTCCCGCACAGCCGGTCCGCCGCGCTCGCCGTCGGCCCCACCGGAACGGACCTGACGACGGACGGCGGCCGCACCTGGCGGACCGTCGACACCGGTTCGTACGACACGGTCGACTGCGCCGCCGGCCCCGCATACGGCCCACCGTCCAGTCGGGCGTCCGGCTGCTGGGCCGCCGGCGAGAAGGGCCGGGTCGCCCGCCTGGAGCGGTGA
- a CDS encoding SsgA family sporulation/cell division regulator: MSTVIEQALQARLVASSPQRETVAATLRYDRRNPFAVQMAFPAPATLEGIDVSWEFSRELLAAGVDEPAGLGDVRVRPFGYDRTVVEFHAPEGVAMVHIRTSEVRRFLERARHLVPEGREHEFLDLDQDLAQLMRDAC, from the coding sequence TTGTCCACCGTCATCGAGCAGGCCCTACAGGCCCGCCTGGTCGCCTCCTCGCCGCAGCGGGAGACCGTCGCCGCGACCCTGCGCTACGACCGCCGCAACCCCTTCGCCGTGCAGATGGCCTTCCCCGCGCCGGCCACCCTCGAGGGCATCGACGTGTCCTGGGAGTTCTCGCGCGAGCTGCTCGCCGCGGGGGTCGACGAACCGGCCGGGCTCGGCGACGTCCGCGTACGGCCCTTCGGCTACGACCGGACCGTGGTGGAGTTCCACGCCCCGGAGGGCGTCGCGATGGTCCACATCCGCACCTCCGAGGTGCGCCGCTTCCTCGAGCGCGCCCGGCACCTGGTGCCCGAGGGGCGCGAGCACGAGTTCCTGGACCTCGACCAGGACCTGGCCCAGCTGATGCGCGACGCCTGCTGA